From the genome of Thermosynechococcus sp. NK55a:
TGTGACTCAACATTAAGGCACTGCCACCCGTTGTAATCAGGGCAGCTTGAGCTGCTTGGACGGCAAGGTGGATGGCGGCGGCGCGCAGTTGGGCATGGTAGGGGGGATTGACCTCCTCTAGCTCCCTTTGAATCTGGTCGTAAAGGCGGTGCCAGCGATCGCGCAAGTGGTGATAGAGGTCTTTGGCGTCGACACTCTCGGCTAGAATCTGCAAACTAGCACGGGCACAGCCCATGGGGGCGGCACTGCCCCGCAGCAACTGCTGGCGATCGCGAATAGCCAGCCAATCTGCCGCAGCGATACCCACCACCTCTGCCGGCGGGACTAACCAATCCACCAGCTCTGCCTGCACCGTTTGGGTTGAGGGCACAGCAGCTAGAGGTAGGGGCAATGAGAGGTGCAAAATGCCGCCGCCGGCCTGTTGGGCGTTGATAAAAGGCATGAGGGCAAAGAGAATACGCTGATCCGGTAGGGGAGCGGCAGCGATAAACATTGTCATGTGCTGAAAACCACTGAGCCAGGGCAACGTTCCCCGCAGGAGATAGCCCTCACTGGTGGGTT
Proteins encoded in this window:
- a CDS encoding acyl-CoA dehydrogenase family protein, with protein sequence MDALAFADLAAQPLLKDIQTYLTGVVAPMANRLDQQNSLLSESLQALGNLGIFRLGVPKAVGGLECDRRTLWHLSLQLAQTSGALAFLVAQHQSALGIILEHPEGSVAQAYLADLMKGQVLVGISFSHLRHNLGELQAQPTSEGYLLRGTLPWLSGFQHMTMFIAAAPLPDQRILFALMPFINAQQAGGGILHLSLPLPLAAVPSTQTVQAELVDWLVPPAEVVGIAAADWLAIRDRQQLLRGSAAPMGCARASLQILAESVDAKDLYHHLRDRWHRLYDQIQRELEEVNPPYHAQLRAAAIHLAVQAAQAALITTGGSALMLSHTVQRLYREAMLYTVSGLNGPLRHALMEDLWLEQSFH